From Cyprinus carpio isolate SPL01 chromosome A18, ASM1834038v1, whole genome shotgun sequence:
GCCAGTTTACTTCACTAGTTACCGCCCTTTCTTGTTGCTGCATTCCACATGGATCTGTCAACCTGTTTATTCATTTTGGATATCAGTGAACAATAAACTTTCCATTATTATGGGCTGTAAAACTCTTTCTTTATTAGAAAGAAGTAGATAATATCCCAATTAAGTAGAAAAACCCAGTCCTTGTTTCTCTAACTATCGCAAAGAAAATAgtacttttaaactgtaaatcaaaaaaAGTGTATACATAACAATCACTGGATTAACTCTCTTAGAGAATACATCCCATTAGGAAAAATAACATTCACCCACAAgaagaatatatttacatttatccaCATTTGGAATCCtttctggttttattttcatataaaccAGACACATGGAACCGGAACCATGCACTCTTCCAATAACAACTTCATAAACCTACAGTAGAAAAGTGAGAAAGGGAATGAGTGAAATGAATgttatatatctgtgtgtgtgcgcatgtgtttATGTATGCATGTGCATGTAGGTATATTATCGACATGTGTACAtacacagttttattattatattctcttttattactattattatatcaCTATAGAATAtgatctatacatatatataaaaaaattttatcaattaaatttaattttattcactaTAATTTAACACTCAactcaaatatatacaaaattttaCACATTCTCCTTCAAATATTCTGTTCTACATATGTTTAGATACATATTgagatatatacataatatatacagatatatacaaAATTTCACACTTATACTTCACATAAACACATATAATAACCTAACATTTTGTGTTTACTGTTGTTCCTGttgctctccttttttttttttttggtctgtcttGTATCCATGGTGATGTTATCCATACGTTGTCTTATGTACTGCTTtagaaactaattaaaaaaagacacttaTGAGCTGATTCTTTTAGAGAATCATTCAAAAGGTCTTTTAAATCCCACATTCTTACAAAGAAATACTAAAAACTCTTAAATACTTTTTCAACAAATTCAACAcatcaaaacatcttaaattgtacaagaaagtcttaattattatttcaggAAAGAAAAGACAGGAATATtgaaatattctatatatatatatatatatatatatatatatatatatttatatatgtgtgtttctcactatatatataaatatatatatatatatatatatattaagttttaaaatatataaacaaataaataaaatagttatttttttttttaaaaaaatataaactcagattaAAAGTCTTGTCTTAAAGCGAGACTTGTTCATTAGCGGCAGCACAGCAGGTCATGTCTGACCCActtaacaaagtgcagtaaatggtaaaacaatTGCAgtacaaattttacatttagtacattaataaatgtaaaatgtaaaaacctaAATGGGCTAAATGGAGATTGCTGACATCGCCTCACACACTCAAGTTCAGACCAGATCTTacatcaaaaatagaaaaaaaaaaattccatggaTCTAGTCTTTGcatctgtttgtttgatgtttgaatcaGGTCTCCTCTGTTGGAATAGAATTGGCTAGATGGTGTTGTCACAAAAAACAAATGCGGCCTTGAAAATGCAGCCTCCAGTATTGCAGGAACACAGTATTGgggttgtttttgttcagaccaatgtgaaaatcaacccatatttttaccctgcaaacacacagagctgtaaatgtgaactggtggatcaaTAAGaagataaaaaatcaaaaaaacaaaaacaacaaaatgtatttatatgttatttaattaatgtaataatacttttaacttttccattttattaaaaatggtttaaaggctgaaatgtgaagtcatattattttataaaaacttttgtttttgtgaaaacatgtATCTGAACTGTTAATCAtgctttttatagtcattttacagtttaatatgttactaCAGCCATTGCCCTACCCCTTTCatatatggtattaattttatttgtgcaggtcttaaattCGATCTTAATCACTGTCTCAGTGATCATTTAATAACACataattaaacaacattaaaatttcTGCTTTCATCTTACCATTACTTCATCCAAATATAACCGAAAACTATTTTGTGTACTTTAGTTTCATGAATGTTAAATCAGTATCATTACTGACTGGTTGCTTATATGACAATCTGTAGTTAAAGAttcacatttgcaaaaaaaatttttattaaaaataatcaaatcgtAATTTAGACTCATTTCAATTCCACATTCTGCTATAAATTAATtctatctaaattaaaaaaattatcttataaaataatctatcaaaaaacataaaaaatataccagtataattatatatatatatatatatatatatatatatatatatacaaaaaaatttaaatttaaaaacaatatttaattggaaaaaatttaaatttaaaaacaatatttaattggaataaaacaatatttaattggaATAATTATACTGATGTCAACTGGTGTCTAGATAATTTTTAAGTCCGTTCTCAGAAAGTGTCATGTAtacattttgaacagtatatctatcattttatagtttgaaactttaacttatttttataaaagGTTTTAAACCGTGAAACTGTGCTTGTAAAATTTTTCTTGTGAATAAATGTaagtggtttgatattttgttatatgatgcAGTGGTATTTGTAAGTGAAAACCGGTTGGTAGACGATAGCATTATCTCTCTACAAAGACATCACTCAAGactcttaaaatgcattttgctcACAAGGAGCCCCAGTCTGTACCTGCTCTATTATGCGTTTGACAGATTCCTGCATAGTGGGAATTTGCTTTGAAGAACGATGATAATGGCTTAGCCAATGTAGTCttattttttctgcagaacataaTTGCTCTGACTCTATACTGGTGAGACATTAACAGAAGTGCCTTTTCTAATACCACTCTGATTCCTAGAAGCTCATGAAAGATGGAAAGGCTATGGCACAGTCTTACATTCAAGTTGAAGAACTCTTATGGGTGCTTTTAGTTAAATCTCTCTTATGACCCCTCTTCTAGGTGAGAGTTATATTCTGAAGTTCAAATCCAACCACACTCAGAGTACTCGGATAAAGCTCACTTGGGAGCGATATCGACCGCCTGACTACAGAGACCTCATCAGCTTCATCGTGTATTACAAGGAGGCGTAAGTATCAGCCTGCTAGAAGTTACAATTATAGACACTAATAGATTATTAGTGGCTTCAGTGTTGTgataaagcattatataaatgtgcatttgtgcGCTGTTGTCTCAATGTAGACCATTCCAGAACATCACAGAATTCGACGGACAAGATGGATGTGGCTCTAATAGCTGGAACATGGTGGATGTAGACCTTCCTCAGGACAAATCGACAGACCCAGGGGTATTGCTGTCCCCACTTAAACCCTGGACACAATATGCCATCTTTGTGAAAGCTGTCACCCTTGTTGTAGAGGACAAGCACATTCTGGGGGCCAAGAGTGAGGTGGTCTATATCCGCACTAATGCATCAGGTTGGCTTCACCACTGTCCCTCCAATATCCAGTATCCAGTCTACAATTTGACTTATTACACCAACTAATATCTTGCAATTCCACAGCGCCGTCAATGCCCCTCGATGCCCGCGCATATGCCAACTCCTCCTCATCCCTGATGGTGAAGTGGTCTCCTCCCATCTCTCCCAACGGAAACAAAACCTTCTACTTGCTCCGTTGGCAGCAGCAGGCAGAAGACCGTGAACTTTACATGCATAACTACTGTTCTAAAGGTAAGTTTGCACCATTGAAGTCCCCTTTTGCTTCGTCTACCCTCATCACCACCACTAACCGTCAGCCTTCTGCCTCCTTTCAgcattattttagaaatttagcCATCAATATATGAAGTGAAATATGATGTATAGTGAGTGTACAATTATCACAGTTACTACATGGCTACtagccaaataaataaagaatttgaATGATTAATTTCAGTTAAGTAGTGAAAGAGTAGTGATATGAGAGATCAAAAACTAGTACAGCTATGTTGAAAATCATGTGCCTGGGAGTATTGTTATCAGAGTCAGGTATTTCAGAGAACCGTACAATAACTATATTTACAAAACGTGTGAAGCTTGTGTTATTGTTGCTCGTTCAGCTCAGTCTGTCATTGTTTTGCACTACAGAGCTAAAAATTCCCATCCGCATCTCAGCCACGGCTTTGTCGGACATGGAGGGAGAAACAAAGCCCACCAAATCTGATGTTGGCGGGGGTGAGAAGGGCTGCTGCCGCTGCCCAAAAACCAAGGAGGACCTAAAGGCGGAAGCTGAAGACCGATCTTACCGAAAAGTCTTTGAGAACTTCCTGCACAACTCCATCTTCACACCCAGGTATGACACATGCACTGACGGCGCTTTCTGAAGCTCATATCATATTTTAGTTTCAGTACAAGTGAAATCAACATCACTTGTGGCAAAATGTTACCACACAAATTTTCTAAATTTACAAATCTTGGTTACAGTGAAGCActtaaaatggaagtgaaatgaggtcaatcagtaaatgttttaatactGTGATTAAAACATATAGCCATAGGATGTAAACAGTTtgcatgttaacatgattttagtgttaATAATTAGTTTACAaaccaaaaagttcaactttgtTGCCATGATAACCTAATGcctaaaaccataaaacctaaagcatttcaattcatttctataaataagtgttaaataaatagtgtttttataaagttaaaagCTTTACACTTCCTCCAAAAACTgtctccattgactttcattgactCACCTTAACCTCGATtgagttgaaataatgttttggtACAAACATTAGTAATGTCATTTGAACTTCTATTGAACTCAGAATGCTTctttaaggacatttttgttgacttttctaTGACAAACATTTTTGGTACAACGGTGAATTGCCAGTTGATGTCCGATATGAATTCAAGGTCCTGATGGAAAACTACTGCTCTAGCGAAAGGTTAGGTGAACGCTCAGTATCCTGGGTTACTCCCAGCACTTTCTGCCACAGTTTACAAAAGTGGTCTGAAGCCCTTAATTTTTTCAGTCTTCCTGGAGAGCGATTATCAAAGTGGGTCTGAGCTCATAGTCTTTAGGCGGCTTGATTTCGTAGAATCAAAACCAGAATTTTGGAGGCCcggaccgaggcctaattatttCGACATGGGACTGACAAGATCAGAACATGAGGTTTTGGAAAGGGGTAGGTGCCAGCAGTGGAGGCTGGAGTGGAATTAGATGGCGAGGGGGCGGGGAGGTACGAACTCCAGGCCTGTGCGGCCACGTTGTTTGTTGCTGTGCGCGACGGTGGCGGTTGCATATTAAGACTTCAGCAGGCTGTAATTTGGGATGCACGAACAGATGCAAACTGGATTAATGAGACTGGAAAGCAGCCGCAGGCTTTTGTTTGCTGAAATGAGGAGTGACGTCTGCGTTGTGTTATCTGTTTACCTTGCTTGTGGCATCGGATGTTTTCTTGTCTCATGCGGGAGAAGAACGACACACTGGTTCAGGTTTACTCAGACACATGCTTTGAGACTTTCCGAGGGTTCATTCAGGACATCTGCAGGGTTGTTTATttggttgtgagtgtgtgtgcgttttgGGGTGAGCTGGGGTTTTGAGTCATGAGTATTGATGCACAGATTGATGTCGCCAAACATCTTCTACTACTTAGCTTCCCCAAACCTCTGCTATTGAAGCCCTCTTTTCATCAAGGTAATGGTTTGCGGTTCACTCAGGGACAGCGTGATGCACCCATCAACCCATCTCTAATCAATGGAAAACAGactttctaaatgtaaatatgcttTCCTTTAGTAGCAGGATGCTCAAGAAGACATTTTCTCCATCACTGATGACTTATTTCCATCTTGATCCAACAACCCCAACCCCCTCGCTGTGTTTGCTTTAGAAGTTGGGGTGACAGATTTGTCGCTCTCTGTTCCCACTGAGTGAACCTCATTATCAATGTTCGAGACATAACCGATTGAGTCTGAGAAAAACTGGAGATTCTAAAGACTTGAATGAACTATTCCATGGTTGTCTCCCCTTTCTCTTCCTCTCGTCCGCTCTCTCTCGCCCTCTTTCCTCAGATGCTTTCTTTGTTTGCTTTGGAGTGTCTGGCTTCCAGGAAATGTACAGCAAACCTATGTGGAATGTTAATGAATTCCAAAGTAAGATCCCTTTCGAGAGGAGGTGTGGCTGCACCATCTTTTCTTTCAAACTCCCACACAGCTTGATCAGCTTTTCGGGCTCTGTAATGGGAGACCGAGTCATTCCTGAGCCCTGCGCTTCAGTGAAGACTTGACTTTCTGCCAGGGGACGTGAGGTGTTGCCTTTGCATCAATGACACGTAAGCCTTCCTGGATGTGCTGCTGTCTGTGTTGCTATGTCAACACCTGCTGTTACGCCTTCCATCTGAGGTTTGCAGGTGTAAAATCTTCCCTCAGGACCCTGTGTGTCTACATGTCTCGTTAGTTCTTGATACATTTAGGTTAAGATCAGTGTTTATGGCTGTAGACAAGAGGCAGATCCTGACTGTAAAGACCCTGAGCCTGGgctaaaggttacaaaaaaagattttatacagtacatgtactgCATATTATGGATACTTTACTCACACATATGAGTTTTCTTTGTGCTTGAGGAGTAGAGTTGTATTGTAGAGGTGTTGATGTGATGCTCAAGTAACATATGATTTCATCTTCTACAGTAAACACCCTCAAGGGTGATCTGAATCCCTAGTTAGTAAGTATTTAACAGTGTCCAGTTGCTTCCAAAATCCCCACTCTTAAATCACGGAGCACCGTTCAATGGAAGTGACATGGAATGTGGTTAGAGTTGATTTGATTGTTCCTCCCTACAGCGTTCTGCGTTAAAAGTTAAAActctcaaacataaaaaataaaaaacaaaacaaaaacaaaaatcatcacTCACAACTCTCATTTCACAAATTATAAATTTTAGAATAAAGAATAAAGctaatattaaactttttatctTCAAACTTTCATAATAGTTATGTTTAAACTTTTGTGCTTCTTGAAGACCATTAAATAGGACACTCAAACAAGCCTTTCTTCCTTTGTTGTCATGTCAGTCTGGAAAAACAGCTGCTATTAAGTTTATAGAGCAAAACACTTTTCACTTTCTCACATGCAACAGGTTTATCATCTAAAGCAGACGCAAATTGGCATCAGCCAAGAAGCCACAGGTATCAGttgttgtgttcatttttttggtttgtatgGAATTAGTTAGCAGTAAATTTTGAAACTGACAGAAAAAAGCATCTGGTGATCAGCCAAGAAGCCACAGCTATCAGTTGTTGTGTTCAGTACATCAATCTATAACTAGCTACAATTCCCAAACTGTTTTTGACAAAAGCTGAAAACCTGTATTGCCTGTCTCCATTTGTTGTCTGTCAGTCTTTGCGTCTGACACTATAACTTTCCTCTCTTGTATTTGTTTCTGGGGTTTCCCCCATATTTATCTAAAACCATCCTGTCTTTCCCATCTGTGGTGGATCTCATTGTTTGGTCTGACTATTGAATTTTTACAGAGATCCTGAGTGAGCATATCTTTACGTGTCTCCTAAAAGGTTTTGACCCTGCCCTAGTCAGATATGTGAAGTGGCAGTGGGTCCGTTAGCATCTGGTAAACTCTTGTGGTTGCTGCTGACTGCATGTCTTTAGTGGCGACAGAGTTGACCTGTAGTTGGCTTATCTCCACCTTCAGAGGCAGAGTCGGTCATATCATTATTATGGATATTCGATATTTGTTCCAAATATGACTTCCCATTTCATTTTCTCATctgcagaaatgtttattgtaTGTGCAGTGCTTCATTTGCAGGTATATATTTTATAGCACTGATGGTGCAAATAAATGCTTCACAAATACTCACTGGTTTTATACCTGGACAGGAAGAAGAATCAGAAAGAGAAGAAATGGTCAGGGTAGACGAGAGAGCGTTAACATTTCTtggattttcttttaaaaacggAAACCAATTTTCTATGAGCGATCAGTCCCAGCCCAGCTGGATATATAACACTCATAAGAATTTAAAAGAGCTCATCATTTAGGATGATAAATGTTTGATAATATCCAGAAGAGAAAAAGGAGCCCTGTAAGTTGTAGAGTATTGAGTATCTTCAGTGTTACTAAGAGACCTGTTAGTAGGACATTAGAGAATTAGGCTTTCACATTAAAGGAAGTGGTGTGTGTTGTAGAGTAATTATGTGCAGTAATTGGCTTGTATGCTTTTAAACCAGTGTAGACTCTGCTCCATGATGTCTTGCTTTCAATTACTACTAAATTTCCTTTTCTGCTTtacttctcttttctttcttatttgacTATTTACTCTCATTTACCAATTCCTTTCCTTTTACATTCTCCTACTTCCTTTTCCCATTTCATTTCCTTGCTCACTGTCATTTACTACTTCCTTTTCCTCTTCTCTGTATTCATTTTTATCCCCccccatttcatttcattttcctttCCCCTTTCCGCTGTTATTTTACTATTTCCTTTTCCTGTCcttatttccatttctttttttcatttctctttcctttttctgtctttttccatttactttcatttgatTTTCTCTGCCCTTTCCATTTCTCTTTCCTGtaatttttttccctgtttcCTTTCCTATCTTTTCCTTCCTCtttctatttcttttgtttttcctattccttcctctcctcttcctctttaattataattattttttgtacatgTCTCAGACCTCCTGACAGGAAGCGGCGAGACCTGTTTGGAGTGGCCAACGGCACACTGCTGCAGACTGCAAGCAGGAACAGCACAGGAACGGAGAGTAACATCACTGACCCAAAGCTGCATGAGAAAGAGTACCCTTTCTCGGAGGACAAAGTCTATACAGAGTTCGTAGAGATATCCAACCTGCAGCCCTTCACCGTGTACCGCATCGACATCCACGCCTGTAACTATGAGATCCACCGTTGCAGTGCCGCAGCTTTTGTGTTCTCTAGAACCAAACCAGCAGGTCAGCAAAACCAACAAACCAAACTCATGCACAAATGACTGCATATCCAtgccagaaaaatattaaaattccagTAATTCTCCACTGTGCCtacagcatgtttttttgttgttgttgttgttgttgttgttgttatcctGTTCATGTTAACAGCAATTAAAACTGTAATGCAATTGAAATGTTATTGAATTACTGTAAAAGAGCACTGGCCTTGAGCAGAGTTATGTTCTTCCCCAGACAAAGCGGATGATATTCCCGGCACTGTAACTCAGGAGAGGGATGAGAAGGGAGAAGGAACAGTGCTGCTGCGGTGGCCTGAACCTCATCACCCTAATGGACTGATCCTCATGTATGAGATCAAATATCGCCTGGGAACTGAGGTTAGTGTGACAACTAACTATTTCTACACCATTAAGAAATAGTTAAAACTGCAGCCAATGCCACAAACcaactgtgtgtatatgtgtgtgtgttacagcctGAGAAGCATGAGTGTGTTTCACGGCAGCAGTACAGAGTGCTGCGAGGAGCTCAGCTTAGCAATTTGCCCTCTGGAAATTATTCTGCCAGGGTCAGAGCCACATCTTTGGCTGGGAATGGGTCTTGGACTGAACCAGTCTCCTTCTATGTGCCACCCCCTAAAAGTAAGAATGCACATAAGAAACCCATGGCTTTATTTTTAGTATGCTTACTGGTAACTTTAAAATAGCGTATTTAATAGAAATGTAGAGAGCTCTGTTTCAGTCTATTGTCATATTTAGCTCTTACTTCTGTACAAATGTCCTTCTTTCTTACAGGAAATTATGATAATGCCTTCATTCTGGCCATCATTATTCCTGTTATAGTGCTACTGTTGCTCACTGCAGTGATCTCCGTTGTCGTCTTTGTCACCAAAAAGAGGTTGATGTCCCATCTAGTAAAAAATAGACTTGTATTTTAATTTCCAGTGTCCAGTactgtttttcaatgtttttcaaTGTTTCCTTTCAGGAATAATGACAGGTTAGGAAATGGTGTGCTTTATGCTTCTGTGAACCCTGAATACttcatacacttttaaaaaaaatattatgtaataactaaacattaaaaaaaacataaaatacttaaaatcaataaggtaaggaaaataagaataaaaataaaattgtttcacaatatattctttattttctatacattttaaagatgttttgttgttaaaaaaaaataaaaatgcagcagcAGCTACAGTATATACTCGTTAAGATAATGATTAATCACTGGTTTACACCTCCTTGgtttttttaattactgatatatatattttttccattgctACTGTCATGTATGTTGCCCTGCACTGCCTGTTCAAATGTGCTGACTTCATTTCTGTTTCCTCAGTGTATGTACCAGATGAATGGGAAGTGGCTCGGGAGAAAATCACTATGTGTCGTGAGCTGGGTCAGGGCTCCTTTGGTATGGTGTATGAGGGCATCGCAAAGGGCGTCGTCAAAGATGAACCTGAGACCAGAGTGGCCATCAAGACTGTAAATGAATCCGCCAGTATGCGTGAACGCATCGAGTTCTTGAACGAAGCTTCAGTTATGAAGGAGTTCAACTGTCACCATGTGGTAAGAAAGAGGGCATAATGTCATCCAGCATTTGGTTTGCCAACAAATCGTactttgaaatcatttttatgtAAGTGTATAATTTCTCATTTCTATGCCACTGGCAGTGCAAAACAATGATGCTTTTCACATAGATTGTTCAGACACAGGTTTCTCAGTGTTTTTCAAAGTGTCACAGTGTAATTTCTgttctcattcttttttttgtacCCTGGTTTAGGTGCGACTTTTGGGTGTGGTTTCACAAGGCCAGCCCACTCTAGTTATAATGGAGCTGATGACACGGGGTGATCTGAAGAGCTACTTGCGTTCTCTCCGTTCCAAAGAGGTTCAGAATCATCCCATCTGCTTTGATTATCCTGCTCCTTTTTAGATAAAAATAACACTTCTAGTTAATTACACTTATTATCTTGAATTTTTCCTGCTCAGATCTATGGCCAGCATCTCATGCCCccttttagttaataaaaagggGTATTTTAAAGCTACTCGCGATTTCAGTCAACTGTTCAGAAAGGGTTTATagtagagaaagagagatacaGAAGTgtcaaatgcagcctttgtgctcttttttttcttccatgtagCAGGGCTCTAGCAGCCAGTCTTTACCTCCGCTGAAGAAGATGATTCAGATGGCCGGTGAGATAGCGGATGGGATGGCATACCTCAATGCTAACAAGTTTGTCCATCGGGACCTGGCTGCCAGAAACTGCATGGTTGCTGAGGACTTCACAGTTAAAATCGGAGGTAAATCTTAGTGTTTCTTTACagcacatcacaaaaatccatAACTTCAGTAATCTTTCTGAACAACAGTGGATTGAAAGGTATGATGCTCTCTTCATGTGTTTAGACTTTGGCATGACAAGAGACATCTACGAGACTGATTACTACCGCAAAGGAGGCAAAGGGCTGCTGCCAGTGCGCTGGATGTCACCGGAGTCTTTGAAAGATGGAGTGTTCACAACAAATTCTGATGTCTGGTATGAGCCccctgttcacacacacataaatgcaagACTATGTTGTTTTGATTTGCCAACTGGtcaaaattttggggtctgtacaattttattttatgcttttgaaagaagtctcttatgctcgcaaaggctgcatttatttgatcacatatACAGgaaatttgttgaattttttagCGGTCATTAATTCAGTGTTTAATGTCACAGTGTATTTCAGAAATAATCCTAATGTGGTGATTTGGTtatcatttctttcatttttattattattgtcagtgttgaaaaccggttttgttttgtttttttcattcttgaatgaatagaaatttcacCTTTTGTGGAGCCcccttccagaaaaaaaaataaaataaatgatgttttatattttcatttataaaacccTGCATACAGATACAtgtgaagaaaatattacaacaaacgtaagtttaaatttaaataaataaaatcccctGGTAATAATTTATCTATAAGCTTTTAAATCATATTAGTGTATCCAAATTTTGACTGCAgaaaatctgtgatttttttttttcacttgagcaGCAGGCTGTCCCATCAGAGACTCAGCAGCCCCTCTCCACCACAGGTTCGCAGCTGGCCAGAAAGCATTGAAACTGtctctttatttttcttcatacaaCAGGAAGCCTCATAGGCCTGTAAGAGGTGAaaaccctttaatgttttttttc
This genomic window contains:
- the LOC109059319 gene encoding insulin-like growth factor 1 receptor, which codes for MRSGTARDVWTLFWGPVLFLSTICLWSAHGEVCGPHIDIRNDISEFKKLENCTVVEGYLQILLIGDKNNNLNQEHFRTLSFPKLTMVTDYLLLFRVSGLDSLSMLFPNLNVIQGRNLFYNYALVIFEMTSLKDIGLYNLRNITRGAIRIEKNPELCYLDSVDWSLIMDAEFNNYINGNKPSKECGDVCPGIMDDRTQCIRTSFNDNYSHRCWTSNHCQNVCPKKCEKRACTNKAHPKCCHPQCLGSCTEPDNDKACAACQHYFHEDRCVEACPPGTYKFEGWRCITMDMCARVHLPSEVDFVIHNGECMPDCPPGFTRNDTQSMFCSACDGLCDKVCESKTIDSVDAAQSLQGCTVIKGNLQINIRRGTNIASELESFMGLIQTVTGYVKIKHSHTLGSLSFLKSLRYIHGEELTEQLYAFSAVDNQNLQYLWDWSQHNLTIKAGKVFFRFNPKLCMSEIQKMWEKTGVKEKMEEDDARSNGERASCESYILKFKSNHTQSTRIKLTWERYRPPDYRDLISFIVYYKEAPFQNITEFDGQDGCGSNSWNMVDVDLPQDKSTDPGVLLSPLKPWTQYAIFVKAVTLVVEDKHILGAKSEVVYIRTNASAPSMPLDARAYANSSSSLMVKWSPPISPNGNKTFYLLRWQQQAEDRELYMHNYCSKELKIPIRISATALSDMEGETKPTKSDVGGGEKGCCRCPKTKEDLKAEAEDRSYRKVFENFLHNSIFTPRPPDRKRRDLFGVANGTLLQTASRNSTGTESNITDPKLHEKEYPFSEDKVYTEFVEISNLQPFTVYRIDIHACNYEIHRCSAAAFVFSRTKPADKADDIPGTVTQERDEKGEGTVLLRWPEPHHPNGLILMYEIKYRLGTEPEKHECVSRQQYRVLRGAQLSNLPSGNYSARVRATSLAGNGSWTEPVSFYVPPPKRNYDNAFILAIIIPVIVLLLLTAVISVVVFVTKKRNNDRLGNGVLYASVNPEYFIHFSVYVPDEWEVAREKITMCRELGQGSFGMVYEGIAKGVVKDEPETRVAIKTVNESASMRERIEFLNEASVMKEFNCHHVVRLLGVVSQGQPTLVIMELMTRGDLKSYLRSLRSKEQGSSSQSLPPLKKMIQMAGEIADGMAYLNANKFVHRDLAARNCMVAEDFTVKIGDFGMTRDIYETDYYRKGGKGLLPVRWMSPESLKDGVFTTNSDVWSFGVVLWEIATLAEQPYQGMSNEQVLRFVMEGGLLDKPDNCPDMLFELMRMCWQYNPKMRPSFLEIINSIKEELEPPFPEVSFFYSEENKPPDTEELDMEVENMENVPLEPASMLAPSSQGSTGAQTHSPQPLSPAQGPGTQMGSAPTPSTSPPSSASPGLALDKHSGQVAANGPVVLLGPSFDETQPYAHMNGGRKNERALPLPQSSAC